The Styela clava chromosome 13, kaStyClav1.hap1.2, whole genome shotgun sequence genome has a window encoding:
- the LOC120332569 gene encoding uncharacterized protein LOC120332569 yields MKNVRHNNLARLYNKDAGTRDLIKHVMALCYIPPMFITSRFKSLKEKMQTQELCRIFSKHELYNSVWTPNDWSVFDVEIRTNNHLEGWHRHSPNFRARVRDFFGSRSFLRFGLLPPDEVDPIVSTVHSMTSTICVD; encoded by the exons ATGAAGAATGTGCGTCACAATAATTTGGCTCGCCTATACAACAA ggaCGCTGGAACAAGAGACCTGATCAAGCATGTCATGGCGCTGTGCTATATACCACCTATGTTTATTACGTCCAGATTCAAATCACTGAAAGAAAAGATGCAAACTCAAGAACTTtgccgaatattttcaaaacacgaGCTATACAACAGTGTCTGGACTCCCAATGATTGGTCAGTATTCGAC gtagaAATAAGAACCAACAATCATCTGGAAGGTTGGCACCGCCATTCACCGAACTTCAGAGCCCGTGTTCGGGATTTTTTTGGATCGAGGTCGTTTCTTCGATTCGGACTTTTGCCACCGGATGAAGTCGACCCGATCGTTTCAACAGTTCATTCGATGACATCAACGATTTGCGTTGATTAA
- the LOC120332353 gene encoding FSD1-like protein, whose product MMDKQKEALVRITGTVQTKYEEVDRYARELHSKIDTLENCYKDSILELDEQFQMLAESLERARTRMMSEIETELAEKMKPLQEHLQTFESAKHDAEDLIAMSNEALDLTAPDQFSQAALRIKERVTMSPIFRLSLCPFDDNAEPECFFYADFAREQNVLNQLKFLPIPSQPEIVKAGCFAENNIVHCLWTILEEEDNFLSADMPISLCSEQTDRLHLPSSINYFVVQYRQVRTSGENIPWITIECVRSMQCDIKGLIFHQPFLEFRVQAWNKAMGGTWSKVGSISTPAFHFALNPDASHPNLKVISDDVVEWDASSNKVSQDNRIKSASMTRSPSPAKGVTSSSPRRAKPKDRFTGESYTVLADTAFSDEEAYFEVSPHPDCKTYSVGITLKSLARFDQLGKTATSWCIHISSWIQNTFVAKHNNKVKNLDSSGQTPNRYGVYFNLSTGILSFYNAETRRHIHTFKQVKCNGPIVPGFLMWFGSLEVFTGIQVPSWIVTRPSTSLNIKSDSSSTKSNSPVNPASPEEKSSLK is encoded by the coding sequence ATGATGGATAAACAAAAAGAAGCATTGGTGAGAATTACTGGAACTGTACAAACAAAATATGAAGAAGTGGATAGATATGCACGGGAACTTCATTCAAAAATTGACACACTCGAAAATTGTTACAAAGATTCGATTTTAGAACTGGACGAGCAATTCCAGATGTTGGCAGAAAGTCTCGAAAGAGCTCGAACTCGAATGATGTCTGAGATTGAAACTGAATTAGCAGAGAAAATGAAACCGTTGCAAGAGCATTTACAAACTTTCGAATCAGCAAAACATGATGCTGAAGATCTAATTGCAATGTCCAATGAGGCCCTAGATTTGACAGCACCCGATCAATTCTCACAAGCCGCTCTTCGTATTAAAGAGCGTGTAACAATGTCTCCTATATTTCGGCTTTCGCTGTGCCCGTTTGATGATAATGCAGAACCAGAATGCTTCTTTTATGCTGATTTCGCTAGGGAACAAAACGTTTTGAATCAGCTGAAATTTCTACCTATTCCAAGCCAACCCGAAATTGTTAAAGCCGGATGTTTTGCGGAAAACAATATCGTTCATTGCCTATGGACAATTTTGGAAGAAGAAGACAATTTTTTATCTGCTGATATGCCGATAAGTTTATGCAGCGAACAAACAGATCGTCTTCACCTGCCTTCTTCTATCAATTATTTCGTCGTACAATATCGACAGGTTCGAACTAGCGGAGAAAATATTCCATGGATCACTATTGAATGTGTTCGTTCAATGCAATGTGATATAAAAGGGTTAATATTTCATCAACCTTTTCTTGAGTTCCGTGTGCAGGCTTGGAATAAGGCAATGGGGGGTACATGGAGTAAAGTAGGGTCAATCTCTACTCCAGCTTTTCATTTTGCTCTCAATCCAGACGCCTCCCATCCAAATCTTAAAGTGATTTCAGATGATGTTGTGGAATGGGACGCTTCGTCAAATAAAGTTTCTCAAGATAATAGAATAAAAAGTGCTAGCATGACTCGCTCGCCGTCTCCGGCGAAAGGTGTAACCTCATCTTCTCCTAGAAGAGCTAAACCTAAAGATCGCTTCACTGGAGAGTCTTACACTGTACTTGCTGACACAGCATTTAGTGACGAAGAAGCTTATTTTGAGGTTTCACCTCATCCTGACTGCAAAACGTATTCTGTAGGAATAACCTTGAAATCGCTTGCCAGATTTGATCAACTGGGAAAAACAGCAACATCATGGTGTATACATATCAGCAGCTGGATTCAGAATACATTCGTTGCGAAACATAACAATAAAGTTAAAAATCTAGATTCATCAGGTCAAACACCAAATAGATATGGAGTCTACTTCAATCTTTCTACTGGAATATTGTCTTTTTATAATGCCGAAACACGTCGACACATTCATACGTTCAAGCAAGTAAAATGCAATGGCCCGATTGTTCCAGGATTTCTTATGTGGTTCGGATCTTTAGAGGTATTTACTGGGATTCAAGTTCCATCGTGGATTGTCACACGACCTTCAACTTCTCTCAATATCAAATCTGATTCAAGTTCGACAAAATCAAATTCACCTGTGAATCCAGCAAGTCCAGAGGAAAAGTCATCTTTGAAATAA
- the LOC120332352 gene encoding E3 ubiquitin-protein ligase MARCHF6-like, whose amino-acid sequence MASVEESDYICRVCRSEGSQDKPLYHPCICTGSIRYVHQDCLVQWLRHSKKEYCELCKHKYSFKPIYSADMPTRLPVTDLVYGLFRSIFMAVRSWLHYTLVAVAWLGIVPLTACRIYKCLFTGSVRSLLSLPMDMLSTENVGQDILCGSLVVACTMASFIGLVWLREQIMNGGMPGWLNRNGPDNVAVAPNAEVAINDDNNNIEHGVPNAEDIVEQEEDESDDSEDIDEEEEDAEPEEIQLDGAEVEDLEENEVDVQNEGDDGNWNALEWDRAAEELTWERMLGLDGSLVFLEHVFWVVSLNTLFILVFAFCPYHLGHFVLAAVDLDVYLVASRFEGFLTTLFGYVILTVAFFVCHAAMFLLKMQRSGRVLGILYIVLKVALLVMFEMGVFPLVCGWWLDICSLQLFNTTVQERVTNYINSPGTSTFFHWLLGMIYIFYTASFMLLLKEVLRPGALWFLRNLNDPDFNPIQEMIHLPLYRHIRRFLLSVVIFGSAVLMMIYLPVQMILRYSPNFLPYHVNLRKDVPISDLSLELILLQVIIPALLEQGQTRQWLKSIIKIWAKVVGTLLGVKSYLLGDTDGDARAQNENQIQPQRAVNNNDENQEEVPVVPFQQQNLHPEPQQMALDGEIHQPYTRPNYFVTRIVLLLLLMCATLSLISLTVMVVPVGIGRYLFSLWLGTENANFIHDLYPTALGLYTCWLMGHLVNLSMVWFPRGSRAIWSECKTLIKMISKIAIVGGFVFGLFPLLFGLLFELVIVIPLRVPLHQSPLNFLWQDWVLGILLVKLAVALTLLGPQWKIRIAIERVFHQGPRNFSLRDMYVDVIHPIMCSLLLSLTVPYVIAHSATYVLGLPHDFSNILLRRIYPCLISFFALVSFLMFEAKQFRRLCDHIKNERYLVGKRLLNYEPAKA is encoded by the coding sequence ATGGCCTCTGTCGAAGAGAGCGATTATATTTGTCGTGTATGTAGATCTGAAGGTTCCCAAGACAAACCACTTTATCATCCATGTATTTGTACTGGAAGTATACGATATGTACATCAGGACTGTTTGGTACAATGGCTTCGCCACAGCAAAAAAGAATATTGTGAATTGTGCAAGCATAAGTATTCGTTCAAGCCAATTTATAGTGCTGATATGCCCACTCGTCTGCCAGTAACTGACCTCGTGTATGGGTTATTCCGCAGCATATTCATGGCTGTAAGATCATGGTTGCATTATACCTTGGTAGCGGTGGCTTGGTTAGGTATTGTCCCCCTAACCGCTTGTCGAATTTATAAATGTCTTTTTACCGGATCGGTAAGATCTTTACTGAGCTTACCAATGGATATGCTTTCTACTGAAAATGTAGGACAGGATATTTTATGTGGATCATTGGTCGTGGCTTGCACGATGGCTTCTTTCATCGGATTAGTGTGGCTTCGCGAACAAATCATGAATGGTGGCATGCCAGGCTGGCTAAATAGAAACGGTCCTGATAACGTCGCTGTAGCTCCGAATGCAGAAGTTGCGATAAATGATGATAACAATAACATAGAACATGGAGTCCCGAATGCTGAAGATATTGTTGAACAAGAAGAGGATGAATCGGATGATTCTGAAGACATAGATGAGGAGGAGGAAGATGCGGAACCAGAAGAGATTCAGCTGGATGGTGCTGAAGTTGAAGATCTGGAGGAAAATGAAGTGGATGTACAAAATGAAGGAGATGATGGCAATTGGAATGCACTTGAATGGGATAGAGCTGCGGAAGAATTAACGTGGGAAAGAATGTTGGGACTCGATGGATCTCTAGTTTTTCTCGAGCATGTATTCTGGGTTGTTTCACTCAACACTCTTTTCATTCTTGTATTTGCATTTTGTCCGTATCATCTTGGACATTTTGTTCTTGCAGCGGTTGACCTTGATGTTTACCTCGTTGCTTCACGATTCGAAGGATTCCTCACCACTTTATTCGGATACGTTATTTTGACCGTGGCATTTTTTGTGTGTCATGCTGCtatgtttttgttgaaaatgcaACGATCTGGAAGAGTTCTTGGGATTTTGTATATTGTATTGAAAGTAGCTCTGCTAGTTATGTTTGAAATGGGTGTTTTCCCACTTGTATGTGGATGGTGGTTGGACATTTGCTCACTACAGCTTTTTAATACAACTGTTCAAGAAAGAGTTACTAATTACATAAATTCACCTGGAACGTCGACTTTTTTCCATTGGTTATTAGgaatgatttatatattttacacaGCTTCATTCATGCTGCTTTTAAAAGAAGTTTTGCGTCCTGGCGCATTATGGTTCCTACGCAATTTAAACGATCCGGATTTCAACCCGATTCAAGAAATGATCCACTTACCATTGTACAGACATATTCGAAGATTTTTACTTTCAGTCGTTATATTTGGATCTGCAGTTCTAATGATGATTTATTTGCCAGTGCAAATGATACTTCGTTATTCACCCAACTTTCTACCATATCATGTTAATTTACGTAAAGATGTTCCAATCAGTGATTTATCTCTTGAACTTATCCTACTGCAAGTTATCATACCTGCTTTACTAGAGCAAGGCCAGACAAGGCAATGGTTGAAATCAATAATAAAGATTTGGGCGAAAGTTGTTGGTACTTTACTAGGTGTAAAGTCATATCTTCTTGGTGATACTGACGGCGATGCCAGAGCtcaaaatgaaaatcaaattcAACCTCAACGGGCGGTAaataataatgatgaaaatcaaGAAGAAGTTCCAGTTGTGCCATTTCAGCAGCAAAATTTACACCCAGAACCACAACAGATGGCTTTAGATGGCGAGATACATCAACCCTATACTCGCCCAAATTATTTTGTGACTAGAATTGTGCTTTTGCTACTTTTAATGTGTGCAACGCTTTCATTGATCAGCCTTACAGTAATGGTCGTACCTGTGGGAATTGGACGATATTTATTTAGTTTGTGGTTAGGTACTGAAAATGCTAATTTTATACATGATTTATATCCTACAGCTTTGGGGTTATATACATGCTGGCTGATGGGACATTTGGTAAACTTATCAATGGTATGGTTTCCTCGGGGTTCAAGAGCGATTTGGTCAGAGTGTAAAACATTGATTAAAATGATTTCTAAAATTGCGATTGTTGGGGGTTTTGTTTTTGGATTATTTCCACTATTGTTCGGATTGCTTTTTGAGCTGGTAATCGTAATTCCATTGAGAGTACCTTTACACCAATCTCCTCTTAATTTTCTTTGGCAAGATTGGGTGCTTGGAATTCTTTTAGTTAAGTTAGCAGTTGCTTTAACCTTGCTCGGCCCCCAATGGAAAATAAGAATTGCTATAGAGAGGGTCTTTCATCAAGGACCTAGAAATTTCAGTCTTCGTGATATGTACGTTGATGTTATTCATCCCATTATGTGTAGTCTTTTATTATCTTTAACTGTGCCATATGTGATTGCTCATTCGGCCACATATGTTTTAGGTTTGCCAcacgatttttcaaatattttattacgtCGTATATATCCTTGTCTCATTTCCTTTTTTGCACTAGTTTCTTTTCTCATGTTTGAAGCGAAGCAGTTTCGTCGATTGTGCGATCATATCAAAAATGAACGTTATCTTGTTGGGAAAAGATTACTCAATTACGAGCCTGCTAAAgcctaa
- the LOC120332356 gene encoding autophagy-related protein 101-like gives MNAKSHSLEILVESRQVEEAVLSIFHSIILHRSTGKFSYKREGTYSVGTIGMEDINCDFIDFTYVRVSSETLANVVSKHVSIFGEDLRKKRAELSASATTISGTITIEFYQKRRNRWPFPDESIPWEIWNLVITEKLLTTESERQVAQENIGSRLAEKIFCVTEAMNRHDFVPKMPTQSDVDLVFDTSFPDIQPYLFKITHRINSDSNINPPVSASVGSTVKRMFR, from the coding sequence atgaatgCCAAGTCTCATAGTTTGGAAATTCTCGTTGAGTCTCGTCAAGTAGAAGAAGCGGTTTTGtccatttttcattcaattattttacATCGATCGACGGGAAAATTTAGCTACAAACGTGAAGGGACTTATTCTGTTGGTACTATCGGAATGGAAGATATAAATTGCGATTTTATCGATTTCACATACGTTCGTGTTTCATCAGAAACTCTGGCAAATGTAGTATCAAAACATGTATCCATTTTCGGTGAAGACTTACGCAAAAAACGAGCTGAATTGTCTGCGTCTGCAACTACAATATCAGGAACTATTACAATCGAATTCTATCAAAAAAGACGAAATAGGTGGCCTTTTCCGGACGAATCAATTCCATGGGAAATATGGAATTTAGTTATTACAGAAAAACTCTTAACAACAGAAAGCGAACGGCAGGTCGCTCAAGAAAACATTGGATCACGTTTAGCAGAGAAAATATTCTGTGTAACTGAGGCAATGAATCGTCATGACTTTGTTCCAAAAATGCCAACACAATCCGACGTGGATCTCGTATTTGACACATCTTTTCCAGATATACAACCGTATCTGTTTAAAATTACCCACAGGATCAATAGTGACTCTAATATTAATCCACCCGTATCAGCGAGTGTAGGCTCAACCGTGAAAAGAATGTTTCGATAA